The Streptomyces sp. V3I7 genome segment CATCGAGAACGCGGCGAGCTGGCCGTAGACGACCGTGCCGCGGTTGCCGAAGAACTCGTTGATTTCGACCGACGCGGGCATCTGGTCGGGGGACAGCAGGAGCATGAAGGGGACGAAGAAGTTGCCCCACATCAGTACGAACGAGAAGACCGTCACCACGGCGACCCCGGGCCCCATGAGCGGCAGCACGATCCGGACGAGTGACTGAAGGGACGACGCGCCGTCCGTCCACGCCGCCTCCTCCAGCTCCTTGGGTACGCCGTCCATGAAGTTCTTCATGATCCATATGGCGAAGGGGAGTTGGGAGGCGGTGAAGAACAGGATCGTGCCCTGCATGGTGGCGATGAGGTTGACGCGGACGAACAGGGCGTAGACCGGGACCATGATCGCCGTGACCGGCAGGCAGGTCGCGAAGAGGATCGTGAGCAGGAACGGGCGGTTGAGGCGGGAGCGGAAGCGGGACAGGGGGTAGGCGGCCAGGGCCGCGCACACCACGGTCAGCAGGGTCGCGCTGCCGCACAGGATCAGGCTGTTGAGCAGCGGCGTGAGCGTGATGTCGGGGGTGAGGATCGCGTCGAAGTTGCCGAGGGTGAGGGCGTCGGGCATCCGTACCCGGAGGTCGGCGTGCGGGTTCAGGGAGGACAGGACGACCCAGGCGAGCGGGAGGACGAAGCCGGCCGCCACGACCAACAGGCCCGCGTCGGCGGCCAGTCGACGGGTCGTACGGCGGGAGAGAGTCGGTGCCATGGCTGGGGTCAGACCTCCGTCCGCAGCAGGCGCAGATACACCAGGGAGAAGAGCGAGCCGACGACCAGGAGGAGCAGGGCGACCGCCGTGCCGTAGCCGATCGCGCTCTTCTGGAAGGCCTGCTCGTACATGAACAGGGGAAGCGTCTGGCTGCGGTTGCCCGGGCCGCCCCGCGTCATCACCCAGATCAGCCCGAAGACGGACAGTGTCTGGAGGGTGTTGAGCATCAGGTTGGTGCCGATGGAGCGGCGGATCATCGGCAGCGTGATGTGCCACATGCGCCGCCAGCCGCCCGCCCCGTCCACCTCGGCGGCCTCCGTGATCTCCTTCGGGATCTCGCCCAGCGCGGCGGTGTAGACGAGCATCGAGAAGGCCGTGCCGCGCCAGACGTTGGCGAAGGACACGGCGAGGATCGGAAGGGTGAACAGCCAGTTCTGGGTGGGGAGATGGAGCCAGTCCAGGATGGCGTTCAGGGTGCCCTCGCGGCGGAAGAAGGCGTAGAGCAGGAAGCCGGCCACCACCTCTGGCAGCACCCACGCCGTGACCACGACCCCGCCGGTGAGCGTGCGCACCGGCTTCGACGCGCGCTGCATGAGGGCCGCGAGGGCGAGCCCGAGGGTGTTCTGGCCGATGAGGGACGACAGGACCGTGAACACCAGGGTCAGCCATACGGCGTTGCGGAACGCCTCGTCCCCGAACGCCGTACGGAAGTTGTCGAGGCCGACGAACGAGGAGTGCGCCTGGCCGGTGAGCTGGAGGTCGGTGAAGGCGATGAGGACGCAGTAGGCGAGCGGGCCGGCGAGGAAGAGGAGCAGGACGACGACGGCGGGGTGAGGGGGAGGGCACGTACCAGGCGGCGACGGATCACTTCTGGGTCACTTGGTCGTCCGCGGCCCGCTTGAGCGCCTCGTCGTAGTCGCGCGCCGCCTTCTCGACCGAGGAGTCGCCTGTCGTCACGCCCTCCATCGCCTCCTGGATGGCGGTGGAGACCTTCGGGTACGCCGGGTAGGCGGGCCGGTAGTGGGTGCTGGCGACGAGGTCGGTGAAGAACTTGATGCCGGGCTGGGCCTTGACGTACGCCGGATCGGCGGCGACGTCCTTGCGGACCGCGATACCGGAGTTGGCGATGTACCACTTCTGGGCGTTGGCCTTGGTCTGCATCGTCCTGATGAAGTCGAAGGCGAGGTCGGGGTTGCCCGCCTTGGCCGGGATCGCCCAGGTCCAGCCGCCGGACATGCTCACCTTGCCCGGGGCCTGGCCGTGCTGGGTGGGCATCGCGGCGAGGCCGAGCTTCTTGGACCACTCGGGCCAGGCGTGGCCGGCGCCGGGCAGCCAGTCCTGGGGCAGCCAGGAGCCGTCGAGGTTGATGCCGAGCTTGCCCTGCGGGAGGAACTCGTCGCGGGCCCGGATGGCGATGTTGGGGTCGAGCGCGTCGGAGACGTCGGGCCCGAGCTTCTCCTTGTACACGGTCTGGACGAAGGAGAGGGCGTCCTTGAAGGGCTGCCCCGCGGTGATCCACTTCTTGCTCGCGCTGTCGTAGAGGGGCTCGGCGTTCGCGTCGCCCGTGCCGTAGAGGAGCATCTCGAAGCCCTGCATGGCGGCGGCCTCACCGGCGGGCTTGCCCGTGTAGACGTTGAGCGGGATGACACCGGGCACCTTCCGCTTGATGGTGCGCGCGGCGTCGAGGACCTCGTCCCACGTCCTCGGCTGCCAGTCGGCGGGCAGCCCCGCCTTCTTGAACACGCCCTTGTCG includes the following:
- a CDS encoding carbohydrate ABC transporter permease; amino-acid sequence: MAPTLSRRTTRRLAADAGLLVVAAGFVLPLAWVVLSSLNPHADLRVRMPDALTLGNFDAILTPDITLTPLLNSLILCGSATLLTVVCAALAAYPLSRFRSRLNRPFLLTILFATCLPVTAIMVPVYALFVRVNLIATMQGTILFFTASQLPFAIWIMKNFMDGVPKELEEAAWTDGASSLQSLVRIVLPLMGPGVAVVTVFSFVLMWGNFFVPFMLLLSPDQMPASVEINEFFGNRGTVVYGQLAAFSMLYSTPVILLYVLVARRLGGGFALGGAVKG
- a CDS encoding extracellular solute-binding protein, with the translated sequence MPVRPAAARTARTARATRTSRPARIALTALLSTALAASALTACSGSSGSSPDTVRVSFKQSTDNSIKVMDTYLADMKKQFEKKYPGKKVELVPIKAPDSEYYTKLQQMLRSPKTAPDVVYEDTFLINSDITSGYLRPLDPYLAKWKDWDQFIDTAKTAAKAEDGKTYGIPEGTDTRGLWFDKGVFKKAGLPADWQPRTWDEVLDAARTIKRKVPGVIPLNVYTGKPAGEAAAMQGFEMLLYGTGDANAEPLYDSASKKWITAGQPFKDALSFVQTVYKEKLGPDVSDALDPNIAIRARDEFLPQGKLGINLDGSWLPQDWLPGAGHAWPEWSKKLGLAAMPTQHGQAPGKVSMSGGWTWAIPAKAGNPDLAFDFIRTMQTKANAQKWYIANSGIAVRKDVAADPAYVKAQPGIKFFTDLVASTHYRPAYPAYPKVSTAIQEAMEGVTTGDSSVEKAARDYDEALKRAADDQVTQK